The DNA window TCTCCTCTCGGAGACGGGTTTTCAGTTGGCCGACGGCCTCCTCGAACTCCTCGTAGTGTGTCTCGCTCGTCCCCTCCAGTTTCTCGTGTGCGCCCCACTCGCCGGTGGCCTGCTCGAACCGGGCGAAGGTGTCCTCCGCGACGGTCGTACCGGCGTCGAACTCGCCCGCGACACCGAGCGCGAACGCGTCGTGCAGTCGGGCGCGGAGGACGTTCCACTCGGCCGCGACGGCCGCCTCCGCGCTGACGTCTTTCGCAGTCGATTCGGCGTCGGGAGCGCTACAGCCCGCCAGAAGTCCGCTTACGAGCGTCGTTCCACCCACCTTTAAGAGAGTCCGTCTATCGATGTCCATATTTGATTTAGGCCCACCTAAAGGTCTAAAGCGTTCCGATTTTTAGGCGGCCCAAAAACAATGCGTTCGGATGTCACACGGTGACCTCTCGCCGATGGATGACCTCTCACAGATGGAAAACGTTGGGATAAAGACGACCTTTTTAACCTTTCACCGTCTGGGAGGGAATATCGAATGAGTACGCTGGTGGTGTGTGTCGATAGGAACAACGACATCGGTCGGAAGACGGGGCTGGAGATGCCGGTCGCCGGGTGGGAGGCCGTGCAGGCGCTCGTCACCGACGTCGGTCTGGCGGACCCCGAGGATTCGAGTGTCAACTGTCTGCTCGAAGCCCTCCGCGTCGCCCGCGACTTGCGGGACGGGGACGAGGAGTCGATAGTCGCCGTCATCTCCGGCACCGCCGACACGCGGGTCGGCGCGGACCGCGCCGTGGCCGCCCAGATGGACGAACTCGTGGCGGAACACGACCCGGACTCCACCATCGTCGTCATCGACAGCGCGGAGGACGAACGACTCGTCCCCATCGTCGAGAGTCGAACCCGGGTGGACGCGGTGGACCGCGTGGTCGTCCGACAGGCCCGCGACATCGAATCGACGTACTACCTGCTGAAGCAGTTCCTCGCCGACGAGGAACTCCGCCAGACCGTGCTCGTCCCGACCGGAATCGCGCTCATCGCGTTTCCCGTCCTGTTGTTGCAGTTGGGTCTCGCCATGGCGACGTCGGCCATCACCGCCGTCATCGGCCTGTTCGTCCTCTACAAGGGTCTCGCCATCGGCGACTACTTCCGCAATCTCCCCGCGGAGGCCCGCGACGCACTCTACTCCGGCCGGGTGTCCATCGTCACCTACGTCGTCGGCGTCGGGTTGTCGCTCATCGGCGTGTTCGCCGGGGCGCTCCGGGCCGCACCCATGGATTCCACCGGCAACGTCCTCATGACCGCGATGGCGTTCGTCTTCGAGAGCGTCCCGTGGATCGCCGTCGCCGCCCTCACCGCCAGCACGGGCCGCCTGCTGGACGAAGCCATCCGCAACGACCGCGTTCGGAACTCCTACCTCAACCTCCCGTTCGGCGTTCTCGCGGTCGGACTTGTCGTGCGCGGGTTCTCGGCCTACTTCCTCCAGCGAGCGGGGAAGATAGCTCCCGTCGTCGTTCCCAAGATTGTGGTCGGCCAGACGACGATTCAGCGATTCACGTTCGACCCCGGCATGCGACTGGCGGTGTACGTCGTCCTCGGCGTCCTCGTCAGCCTCGTCGGGGTTCGCGTGGCCTCCTACGTCAGCGGGACGGCCATCAGCGAAGAACTGGTCGAGTAACCGAGGCGCATTTATTCCCCGGTTCGCAAATCTCCGTATGAACCAGCAGGCGTGGGTCAGCCTCTTTTCCGGCGGCAAGGACTCCTCGTGGGCGCTCTACCGCGCGCTCGAAGCGGGACTTCCCGTTGAGCGACTCCTCACCGTCCACCCGGCGGGCGACTCGTACATGTATCACGTCCCGGCGACCGAGCTCACGGCGCTCGCCGCCGAAAGCATCGGCATCCCGCTCGTGAACGTCGAGGGTAACTTCGACGCCGAATCCGTCGAGGACGCGGGCGAACAGGGCGACAAGGAGACGGAAATCATGGCGGACGCCCTCCGCGACCTCGATATCGACCTCGCGGGCGTGACAGCGGGGGCGGTCGAAAGCGAATTCCAGACCCACCGCATTCAGGATCTCTGTGATGACCTCGGCATCGACCTGTTCGCTCCCCTCTGGCAGGAAGACCCTCGTGAACTCGCCGATGCGATGTTGGACGCCGGATTCGAGATCAAAATCGTCCAAGTCGCGGCCTACGGCTTGGACGAGTCGTGGCTCGGACGAACCTTGGACGAGGACGCGCTTTCCGAACTCGAAGCCCTCAACGACGAATACGGCGTCCACATTCTCGGTGAGGGTGGGGAATTCGAAACCCTCGTGACCGATGCGCCGCACATGGACCGTCCCATCGAACTCGAATACGAAACCGAGTGGGACGGCGACCGCGGACGGGTGCGGATTACGGACGCTTGGCTCGGCGAGTAATCGTTGCGAACGAGCAAGGCGAGTGAGCGGCTTTTTGATCTCTTCGTGAGCGACCAACGGGAGCGAACGAACGGCTCGTCGGAGCTTCGCTCTGACGGTGCAGATTTTTTTGCGCGAGTGGTACGCGAGAGCTGGAGGCTCTCGCGTTACCCGAGCGTAAAAAAGTGGGAGAGTCTACTCGTCCGATTCGTTCGTGATTTGGGTGTGGGCACCGATGAGTGCGCCCGCCAAATCCATGTTCTCGATGTGCGTTCCCTCGTCGATGATGGAGTCGCGCACGTCACCGCCCCGAACCGTCGCGTTGGGGAAGATGATGGCGTTTTCGAGGTTGGCGTCGGCGAGTTCAGCGCCGTCCATCACGTGGACGTTCTCCCCGACGGTGGTGTTCTCCAGCGTGGCGCTGTCGGCGACGCGGGACTCGCCGCCGAGGTACCAGCTGACGGCATCGAGGTAGCTCTCGGGCGTGCCGATGTCGAACCACGCCTCTTCGAACGTGTAGGCGTAGACGGGTTTGCGGGACTGCAACCACTGGAGGAACCACCCAGGCTCGTCCGGGTTGTTGCCGTCTTCCAGATACGTCTCCAGGAGTGGGAGCGTTTCCTCGGTGAACGCGTAGCAGGCGATGGACACCAGCGTCGAGTTCGGGTCGTCCGGCTTCTCTTGGAAGTCCACGACGCGGTCGCCGTCGAGTTCGACGAGACCGTAGGCTTTCGCGCGCTCCTTGGTTCCGACGTCGTACGCGGCGAGACAGGACGATCCCTTCTCCTCGAAGAAGTTCACGAAGTCGCCCACGTCGAAGCTGATGAGGTTGTCACCGGCGATGACCACGAGGTCATCGTCGACTTCCTCGCGCTCGACGAGTTGCGCGAGCGCGCCGACGACGCCGAATTTCTCGTCTTCCTCCGAAGTGTCTTCGACGCTCAGTTGTGGTTTTTCGAAATCGCTCTCCGCGAGGTGGTCGCGGAAGTCATCAGCGAACCGTTCGTTCGTGCTCACATAGACGGTATCGACGCGCTCGTCGGCTTCGAGGTCGGCGAAAATACGGTCGATAACCGTGGTCTCGCCGATGGGGAGAAACATCTTCGGGCGCTGTTTCGTGATCGGCCACAGGCGCGTCGCGTATCCGCCCGCGAGGACGACGGCTTTCATAGCCAGACCGTCACCCCGACCCCCTAAGTCCTTTTTCATTGCGGGAGCGGTCGGCGGGACGAACGACCTCCGGAGACGAATACAATCCGCGGCGCGTCCCTCGAATCAGTCGGCATCGTCGGTGCCCGTCTCGTCGAACAGCGCGCCGAGCAGTTGGTGTTGTGCCTTCCGAAGGTGGTAGTGCAGCGTGGGCGACGCGATGTCGAGCGCGCCCGCGACCTCCTCGGCGGTGCTCCCGCGCGGCCAATCGTAGTATCCAGCGAAATAGGCGCTTCGAAGCGCCGTCTCCTGTCGGTCGGTGAGCCGGTCGGTGAGGGACTGTCGGAACTCCTGTGCGGTTTGAATCGGTCGGTCGATGGTTCGTTTTCCGATCAGCTCCGCGGACGGATACGCCGCCTGAAACGCATCCACGACCTTGCGAACCTCCGTCTCGCGAGGGATTTCAGCGACGATGGACACCTCGCCGTGATTCGCCGTCGCGGACTGGACGGCGGCACCGGCTTCGACCCATCGCTTGACCGTCGATTCAGTCATTTGGATTTCGATGACGAGACCGGTTTCGTCCGTCTCGATGAGTCGACATTCCGCCACGGTGTCGGACTCCGACAGTAGCGTCTCGAGCCGGTCGGCGGGTGCGCCCTCCGCGCGGATGTAGTGGAGCAGTTGCCCTTCCGAGGCCGGAACCAACCCGAGGAGGTGACACGTACAGTCGAGTTGGCGGGACGCGGCCATAACCGCGTCCCGCGAGCCGGCCACGTGGAATTCCAGTTCGACGTGACTGTCGGACAGCAGTATCTTCTTGTTCCGCGCGGCGTTGATGGCGAAGCCGATGGTGTCCCCGAGGATTTCGAGGGCGGCTTGCGCTCGCTCCCCGAGAACGCCGGAGCGGGTGGAGACGAGCGACAGCGACCCGTACATCGTGTTGCCGTACGAGACGGGGATGGAGATGCCGGACTCGATATCGCGCTCCAGCGCTTCCGCGCGGACCTGTGGCGGGAGCAAGGACGTCTCCGCGACGTCCGAGATGACCTGTAGTTCGTCGGTTCGCATCGCCCTGCTCGCGGGGTCGTCACCGATATCCGCCCCGAACTCGACGAGCCTATCGAGATAGCCGTCGAGACCCCCGGCGCGGGTTCGCGGCGTCACGCCGCCGCGACTGACTTCGCTCTCGTCGGTCCACGCGAGTTCGTACAGCCCCGATTCGACCAGTCGCTCACACACCAACTGTTCGATGTCGTCGCGGGTCGCGGCGTGCACGAGTTCGTGGATGACCTCCTGAATCACCCAGTGAATCCGGTTCAGCGTCTCCAGTTCGTCGTGCTGGCGCGCCAGCGTTCGCTCGCGTTTTCGTCGCTCGGTGATATCACGGGCGACCCACACGACGACATCTTTACCGTCGATCTCCTGGCCGAGCGGCGTCGAGCGGGCTTCGAACCACCGTTGCCCGCTTTCGACGGTCAGGGGATACTCCATGGTTTCGACGCGGCCGCTTTCCAGCGTCCGATGGATGTGTTCCAGAAACCGATTCGCGATGTCGTTCGAAAAGACGTCGTGGAGCCGCCGACCAACGAGGTCGGGTGGCGCGGTAACGGCGAGGTTCTCCGAGTTTGGACCGACGAGCAGTTCGCGGTATTGCCCATCCTCGTCGAGGAGGAAGGCGACGTCCGGAAACGCGCTCATCAGCGTGTCGATTCGGCTTTCGCCGCGTCCGCCGAGGTGAGTTCGAATCGCGTCCACGATCCGTTTGCGAAGGTCGTCGGTCCCATCGATGGTCGTCTCGGGAATGTAATCGCTCACGCCGAGGTTGATGGCCTCGCTGGCGATTCGTTCGCTTCCGTCCCCCGTGAACACGACGTACGGGAGGTTCGGGTGGTCGTCGCGCACGGTTTCGAGGAGGTCCAACCCGGTCGAATCGGGAAGGTGGTAGTTGCTGACGATGCAGTCTATCGCTTCCTCCCCCAGACGGGACAGACACGCCGTCACGGACGACTCGACGTGTACCGTGAGGTCGTCGTGTTGGCGGTCGAGCGACCGTGCGATATCGGTTTCGTGTTCGACGAACAGAATGGTATGACTCCTCGTCATTTCCGTCTTCGGCGATTCGTCCGTCGTCGTTCGCTCCCCCATCGCAGATTGTCTCACGAACCGCGTCGGGAAAACAGTTTATGTTGTCCGAAATTTCGCGCTAGAAATTTGAACCCGGACGACCAACGATGTGTATGCGCGACGATGAGACGACGCGCGAGCGGATAGCGACGTTCCTCCGGACCGAACCGGCCGCCCCGAGCGCACTCGCCGCGGAGTTCGAAATCACGGCCGGTGCGGCCGTTCGTCACGTTCAACACATCGCCCGGTCGGTCGAATCGAACGGCGAGCAGTTGCTCGTCGCCCCGCCCGAGTGTCGGGACTGTGGCTTCGACCGGTTCGACAACCCGGCGAATCGACCGTCACGATGTCCCGAGTGCAAGAGCGAGGCGGTAGACGAACCGACGTTCGTGATTCGGGAGCCGTAAACGGTGGACGAACGCTCGTGATTCCGACGAGACGACGCTCCCGCACCGGCAGCGTCGCTATTCGAATCCGAGCGAGCGGTTCGAGGAGAGGTCGTACTCGATGGACGACCCCTGTTGGACGAACTCGTAATCGGGGTCGGTGAGGTAGACCGCACCGTCTTCGACCGTCACGTCAACTTCGTCGAGAACCGCGCCTTCACACGGGCCGTAGGTGCAGACGCCGGAGTCCGATTCGAACAGCGCGCCGTGTTTGCCACAGACGAGTTCGCCGTCGCGCATGCTCGCGCCGTCGCCCTTGTCGAGGCGCACGTCGGTCCAGTGCTGGCAGTAGTTTTTCCACGCTCGGATGTCGTCGTCGGCTTCGACCAGCACGGCCTCCTCCTCGTCGAAGCCGTTTCGAATCGTGAACAGAAACGTCGTGTCGTCGGGTATCTCCTCGACGGCGGCGATTCGGCGGTTCTCGTCCATCGGCCGGAGGTTGCCGATGAAGACGTTTGAGCTTTTTCAAACGGGTCGTCACATCGACTTCGCGCGGTCTATCCACCCCTCGATTCGCTTCGTCGAGAGGTCGGTCTCGCGGGCGATTTCCGCGGGGTCGGCGACCGCCAACTCCGCCGTGTTTTCGACGCCCGCGTTCTGCAGTCGCTCCGCGTAGGCCGGGCCGATTCCCTTCACGTCTTCGAGCGGCCGGGCGTCGGTGGACTCTTCCTCCGCGGCTTCGGGTTCTTCCTCCGCGGCTTCGGGTTCCTCCTCCGCGGCTTCGGGTTCCTCCTCCGCGATTTCGGGTTCTTCCTCCGGTTCCGCTTCGATTTCTCCTTCCGGCTCTTCTTTCGACACTTCTCCTTCTCTTTCCGCTTCCGGCGCTTCCGCCTCGGGTTCGGGTTCCTCGTCCGGTTCGGGTTCCGGCTCGGTCGCCTCCGTCTGCGCCGGTTGGCTCGCGTCGGCGCTCGGTCCGGTCGCTTCCGCGGGTTCGGCCGCCGTGTCCGGCTCGGCTTCCTCTATGTGATCGGTTGGTTTCCCCTCGTCGACGAGCTCCTCGGTGGAAACGCTCGTGTCTTCGCTCGGGGTCTCGTCCGCCATTTTCACTGCGTTCTCCGATTCCACGTTGGGCTGTGCTCTCGTCTCGGTCGGCTCGCGCTCTATCGTCACACCGTTGTCACGATTGCGCGTCTTCGACCGCTCATCGCCAAGACCGAGCAACGATTTCAGCCGTGTGATAAGCCCCATTGTGGGATAGTACAAAGTCCCTTCACTTAAAGGCGTCTTCGCAAGGCGGCGTCCATCCGCTCGACGGGTGCATCCTTCCCAGTCCATAGTTCAAATGCGGCGACTCCTTGAAACAGAAGCATCCACGCACCGTCGATCGTCGTCGCGCCGCGCGCGGACGCCTCGCGGAGCAGTCGCGTGTCGAGCGGGCTGTACACCGCATCCATCACCGCGAGGTCGCCGTGGAGCGCGGTCGCCGGAACGGGCGATTCGTCGGATTCCATTCCCACGCTCGTCGCGTTGACCAGCACGTCCGCCCCCGACACGAGGCCAGGGAGTTCGTCCAAGCCGTGCGCGCTCGCACCGTCCACATCCGCCGCGAGGGATTCCGCGCGGGAGACGGTTCGATTGGCGATTTCGACCGTCGCGCCGTCGTCGGCCAGCATGAAGGCAATCGCGCGCGCCGCGCCGCCCGCACCGACGACGACGGCGGACGCTCCGTCGCGGGACACGCCGTGGCGTTCGAACGCCCGACGCGCGCCCTCGGCGTCCGTGTTGTGACCGGTCGGGACGGAATCGTCGGGGGCGGAGAAATCGACCGTGTTCACCGCACCGATGTGTTCCGCGAGCGAATCCGGTTCGACGTGCGAGAGGGCGTCCTCCTTGAACGGAATCGTGACGTTCAGTCCGCTGATGCCGAGGGCGTTCGCCCCCTCGATTGCCGGGCCGATGGCCTCGGGTTCGAAGGTGACGTAGCGGGCGTCCATGTCCAGTTCGTCGTAGGCGACCTCGTGCATCGGCGGGGAGAGCGAGTGGCCCACCGGATTGCCGAGGAGTCCGTACACGTCCATGGCGGAAGAAGGGAGTGGGGGGACTTAATCGACGGGCCTCAGGCACCGAGCATGACGAAGTAGACGGCGAGCGCGATGAAGAGGACGTAGAAGACGCCGCTTCCGAGGAACGGCGTCGGGTTGAAGTCGTCCTCGCCGACGCGACGCGCGCGGAAGAGAACGATGCACCCGGCGACGATGGCGAAGAGCACGGAAATCGCATTCAGGAAGCCCGCGGTTCCCCACGCGAGGCTGAGGTTCCACGGCGTGAACAGGATGCCGAGGGTGACGGGGAGCGTCCCTTGGAACGCCATCGCACCCGTGATGTTGTTGAGCGCGAGGGTGTCCTTGTCCCGCGAGAGCCAGATGACGCTGTTGAACGCCTCCGGCAGTTCCGTCGCCACCGGAGCGATGATGAGCGCGACGATGGCGTACGGGATGCCGACTTCGCTCGACATCCACTCCACTTGGTCCACGAACAGGTGCGCGCCGTACACGATGAAGCCGAGCGCGATGAGCGTCTGGAGGGCCGTGAGCACGAAATGTGGGTCGGAGCTGTGGTCGGCCGACGGGTCGATGCCGACCCGTTCGAGCACCCCCTCGACGGCGAGCCCGATGTGGAGGTCGTCCATGTCGTCGCTGTCGGCCAGTTCGCCCGCCCGGAGCGACAGGTACAGATAGGCGAGATAGAGGACCACGAGGAAGGCGGCGATGACGACCCGAATCGGCACCGCGGCGACGCTCGTGCCGTCCGGGATGAGCGCGGCACCGAACGCGAGCGTGTAGCCGACGAGGAAGAAGGAGAGGTCGCGCGTCGTCGCGCCCTCGTTGAAATGAAGGTCGGTGGCGTTCGCGCGGCGGTCGGCGAAGTAGTAGACGCTCGCGCCGACGAGGAACATGGCGATGGTAGCGAGCATGAACGGCGCGCCCAGAATCGCCCCCACGCCGATATCGGAGGCCGCCGACCCGCCCTTCAGGATGGCGATGACGGGAATCGTCGTTTCGGGGAGCGCGGTCCCCATCGCGGCGAGGATGCTACCGGTCGCGCTCTCCGAGATGCCGAGGCGATGACCGAGCCATTCGACCCCGTTCGTGAACACTTCCGCACCGACGAGAAGAAAGCCGAACGATGCGAGCAGTAACAGTCCTTTGGTGGACGATTTCGACAACAAGAGAGGCCGCATTGCACCGGCCACTGGAAGCGACATACGCTGTGATTTCGACGGTGGTCAATTAAAGACACACCATCCAGCAAGCGCCGTCAGTGACCCGAAATACCGCCGACGTTGAGGACGACGACGTGGTAGACGACCACCGCGAGGAAGATGAGATAGAACAGGCCGCCGATGAGGAACGGGCGCGCCGTCATCTTGCTGCCGTTGATGCGACGCGCGCGGAAGTACAGCACGCACCCGCTGATGATGGCGAGGATGGCCGACAGGCCGTTCAGGAAGCCCGCGGTTCCCCACTGGAACGAGAGGTCCCACGAGGTGAACATGATCCCGAGCGTGACCGGGAGCGTACCCTGGAACGCCATCGCGCCGGAGATGTTGCCGAGCGCGAGGGTGTCCTTGTCGCGGGAAATCCAGATGATGCTGTTGAACTTTTCGGGGAGTTCGGTGGCGAGCGGCGCGATGAGGAGGGCGACGATGGCCGTCGGGATGCCGAGCACCTCCTCGGAGACCCACTGGGTCTGGGAGACGAACACCTGCGCCCCGCCGATGATGAGGCCGAGCGCGACGAGCGTCTGAACCGCCACCAGAATCGAGTGCGGGTCGCCGGAGTGGTTGTCGTCCGCGCTCATGCCGGGAACCAACCCCTCTATCATCAGTCCGAGGTGGAGGTCGTCCAGCTCCTCCCCTTCGACCAGTTCCCCGCTCTTGAGCGAGCGGTAGAGGTAGAACAGGTAGAGCAGGACGAGCAGCGCGGCGATGCCGTGGGAGATAGTGTCGCTGTGAATCAGCGCGGCGCTGAACGCGAGCGTGTAGCCGACGAGGAAGAAAGAGAGGTCTCGGCGGGTGGATTTATTGTTGAAGTGCATCTTCTGGCCGTTCGAACGGCGCGTCCTGAAGTAGAGGACGCTCGTGCCGACGAGGAACATGGCGAAGTTGACCAGCATGAACGGCGCGCCCAGAATCGCCCCCACGCCGACCTCTTCCGCGGCTTTCGTCCCGCCGCCGCTCCCGAAGATAGCGATTATCGGAATCGTCGTCTCGGGAAGCGCGGTACCGACCGCGGCGAGGATGCTGCCGGTCGCGCTTTCGCTCACGCCGAGGCGGTGACCCAGCCACTCGACGGCGTTCGTGAACACTTCCGCGCCGAGGAGGAGGAGAAGGAACGATGCGAGAAGCAGTAACGAGTTTTCCCACACTGGTGGCAAAATCGCCAGTGGGACAGTCGGTATCGGGTTCATACTACGGGCATCTTCAAAAGCACCCTAATTAAGCGGTTCTATCTGGTTGCGGAGATGTTTTCATCCCGTCGGGAACGGTCACGGAACGGTCGTCACGGGAACGTCACCCGATTCCAGCACCGTTTTCGCCGCGCTCCCGAGGATGAACGACCCGACGCGTCCGGTGCCGTGGTGTCCCATGACGACGTGGTCGTAGCCCTCCGACTCGACCATCTCGTTGATGTTCTTTCCGATGCGGTTCGACGCCTTGAAGTCCGCCAGATGGACGTCCACCGCGACGCTGGTACCGCTCTCGATGTCGGCGTCTTCGAGCTCGGATCGCACTCGATTCATCAGCGATTCGGTATCTTCTCCCTTCACGTCGGTGAAATGAACGACGTCGATATCCGCGTCGTAACGGTTCGCAAACTCGATTCCGAAATCGAGCGCGCGCATGCTGCAATCGGACCCGTCAACTGGAACTAGAACGTTCATACGGTAACACACTTCGGCCCAGTGCTTAATCGTTTCCGGGATTCGACGGACTTTTTCGCCGTCCGGTCCGAGATGTGTCCGTGATTGCCGTCGTCGTCAGCCGGGCCGACTACGCCTCCGAACACATCGGCGAGTTCCTTCTCTCC is part of the Haladaptatus paucihalophilus DX253 genome and encodes:
- a CDS encoding DUF373 family protein yields the protein MSTLVVCVDRNNDIGRKTGLEMPVAGWEAVQALVTDVGLADPEDSSVNCLLEALRVARDLRDGDEESIVAVISGTADTRVGADRAVAAQMDELVAEHDPDSTIVVIDSAEDERLVPIVESRTRVDAVDRVVVRQARDIESTYYLLKQFLADEELRQTVLVPTGIALIAFPVLLLQLGLAMATSAITAVIGLFVLYKGLAIGDYFRNLPAEARDALYSGRVSIVTYVVGVGLSLIGVFAGALRAAPMDSTGNVLMTAMAFVFESVPWIAVAALTASTGRLLDEAIRNDRVRNSYLNLPFGVLAVGLVVRGFSAYFLQRAGKIAPVVVPKIVVGQTTIQRFTFDPGMRLAVYVVLGVLVSLVGVRVASYVSGTAISEELVE
- a CDS encoding diphthine--ammonia ligase, translating into MNQQAWVSLFSGGKDSSWALYRALEAGLPVERLLTVHPAGDSYMYHVPATELTALAAESIGIPLVNVEGNFDAESVEDAGEQGDKETEIMADALRDLDIDLAGVTAGAVESEFQTHRIQDLCDDLGIDLFAPLWQEDPRELADAMLDAGFEIKIVQVAAYGLDESWLGRTLDEDALSELEALNDEYGVHILGEGGEFETLVTDAPHMDRPIELEYETEWDGDRGRVRITDAWLGE
- a CDS encoding sugar phosphate nucleotidyltransferase, with protein sequence MKAVVLAGGYATRLWPITKQRPKMFLPIGETTVIDRIFADLEADERVDTVYVSTNERFADDFRDHLAESDFEKPQLSVEDTSEEDEKFGVVGALAQLVEREEVDDDLVVIAGDNLISFDVGDFVNFFEEKGSSCLAAYDVGTKERAKAYGLVELDGDRVVDFQEKPDDPNSTLVSIACYAFTEETLPLLETYLEDGNNPDEPGWFLQWLQSRKPVYAYTFEEAWFDIGTPESYLDAVSWYLGGESRVADSATLENTTVGENVHVMDGAELADANLENAIIFPNATVRGGDVRDSIIDEGTHIENMDLAGALIGAHTQITNESDE
- a CDS encoding bacterio-opsin activator domain-containing protein produces the protein MGERTTTDESPKTEMTRSHTILFVEHETDIARSLDRQHDDLTVHVESSVTACLSRLGEEAIDCIVSNYHLPDSTGLDLLETVRDDHPNLPYVVFTGDGSERIASEAINLGVSDYIPETTIDGTDDLRKRIVDAIRTHLGGRGESRIDTLMSAFPDVAFLLDEDGQYRELLVGPNSENLAVTAPPDLVGRRLHDVFSNDIANRFLEHIHRTLESGRVETMEYPLTVESGQRWFEARSTPLGQEIDGKDVVVWVARDITERRKRERTLARQHDELETLNRIHWVIQEVIHELVHAATRDDIEQLVCERLVESGLYELAWTDESEVSRGGVTPRTRAGGLDGYLDRLVEFGADIGDDPASRAMRTDELQVISDVAETSLLPPQVRAEALERDIESGISIPVSYGNTMYGSLSLVSTRSGVLGERAQAALEILGDTIGFAINAARNKKILLSDSHVELEFHVAGSRDAVMAASRQLDCTCHLLGLVPASEGQLLHYIRAEGAPADRLETLLSESDTVAECRLIETDETGLVIEIQMTESTVKRWVEAGAAVQSATANHGEVSIVAEIPRETEVRKVVDAFQAAYPSAELIGKRTIDRPIQTAQEFRQSLTDRLTDRQETALRSAYFAGYYDWPRGSTAEEVAGALDIASPTLHYHLRKAQHQLLGALFDETGTDDAD
- a CDS encoding transcriptional regulator, which translates into the protein MRDDETTRERIATFLRTEPAAPSALAAEFEITAGAAVRHVQHIARSVESNGEQLLVAPPECRDCGFDRFDNPANRPSRCPECKSEAVDEPTFVIREP
- a CDS encoding Rieske (2Fe-2S) protein, with product MDENRRIAAVEEIPDDTTFLFTIRNGFDEEEAVLVEADDDIRAWKNYCQHWTDVRLDKGDGASMRDGELVCGKHGALFESDSGVCTYGPCEGAVLDEVDVTVEDGAVYLTDPDYEFVQQGSSIEYDLSSNRSLGFE
- a CDS encoding helix-hairpin-helix domain-containing protein; the encoded protein is MGLITRLKSLLGLGDERSKTRNRDNGVTIEREPTETRAQPNVESENAVKMADETPSEDTSVSTEELVDEGKPTDHIEEAEPDTAAEPAEATGPSADASQPAQTEATEPEPEPDEEPEPEAEAPEAEREGEVSKEEPEGEIEAEPEEEPEIAEEEPEAAEEEPEAAEEEPEAAEEESTDARPLEDVKGIGPAYAERLQNAGVENTAELAVADPAEIARETDLSTKRIEGWIDRAKSM
- a CDS encoding shikimate dehydrogenase gives rise to the protein MDVYGLLGNPVGHSLSPPMHEVAYDELDMDARYVTFEPEAIGPAIEGANALGISGLNVTIPFKEDALSHVEPDSLAEHIGAVNTVDFSAPDDSVPTGHNTDAEGARRAFERHGVSRDGASAVVVGAGGAARAIAFMLADDGATVEIANRTVSRAESLAADVDGASAHGLDELPGLVSGADVLVNATSVGMESDESPVPATALHGDLAVMDAVYSPLDTRLLREASARGATTIDGAWMLLFQGVAAFELWTGKDAPVERMDAALRRRL
- a CDS encoding sodium:calcium antiporter, with amino-acid sequence MSLPVAGAMRPLLLSKSSTKGLLLLASFGFLLVGAEVFTNGVEWLGHRLGISESATGSILAAMGTALPETTIPVIAILKGGSAASDIGVGAILGAPFMLATIAMFLVGASVYYFADRRANATDLHFNEGATTRDLSFFLVGYTLAFGAALIPDGTSVAAVPIRVVIAAFLVVLYLAYLYLSLRAGELADSDDMDDLHIGLAVEGVLERVGIDPSADHSSDPHFVLTALQTLIALGFIVYGAHLFVDQVEWMSSEVGIPYAIVALIIAPVATELPEAFNSVIWLSRDKDTLALNNITGAMAFQGTLPVTLGILFTPWNLSLAWGTAGFLNAISVLFAIVAGCIVLFRARRVGEDDFNPTPFLGSGVFYVLFIALAVYFVMLGA
- a CDS encoding sodium:calcium antiporter, coding for MNPIPTVPLAILPPVWENSLLLLASFLLLLLGAEVFTNAVEWLGHRLGVSESATGSILAAVGTALPETTIPIIAIFGSGGGTKAAEEVGVGAILGAPFMLVNFAMFLVGTSVLYFRTRRSNGQKMHFNNKSTRRDLSFFLVGYTLAFSAALIHSDTISHGIAALLVLLYLFYLYRSLKSGELVEGEELDDLHLGLMIEGLVPGMSADDNHSGDPHSILVAVQTLVALGLIIGGAQVFVSQTQWVSEEVLGIPTAIVALLIAPLATELPEKFNSIIWISRDKDTLALGNISGAMAFQGTLPVTLGIMFTSWDLSFQWGTAGFLNGLSAILAIISGCVLYFRARRINGSKMTARPFLIGGLFYLIFLAVVVYHVVVLNVGGISGH
- a CDS encoding universal stress protein; the protein is MNVLVPVDGSDCSMRALDFGIEFANRYDADIDVVHFTDVKGEDTESLMNRVRSELEDADIESGTSVAVDVHLADFKASNRIGKNINEMVESEGYDHVVMGHHGTGRVGSFILGSAAKTVLESGDVPVTTVP